A window of the Cicer arietinum cultivar CDC Frontier isolate Library 1 chromosome 6, Cicar.CDCFrontier_v2.0, whole genome shotgun sequence genome harbors these coding sequences:
- the LOC113787006 gene encoding uncharacterized protein, producing MAYQIVLPSILSNIHDVFHVSQIRKHTLDPSHVVEPDTIQLKDNLSFEVLPVRIEDMKTEWLRNKEVSLVKVIWNSTNGDATWELESKMMEQHPNLFIDT from the coding sequence ATGGCTTATCAGATTGTGTTACCTTCGATATTGTCCAATATTCACGATGTATTTCACGTGTCGCAAATAAGGAAACACACTTTGGATCCCTCACACGTGGTAGAACCAGACACAATTCAActaaaggataacttgtcattcgaagtactaCCAGTAAGAATAGAGGACATGAAGACTGAGTGGTTAAGGAACAAAGAAGTTTCGTTGGTCAAAGTGATTTGGAACTCAACTaatggagatgcgacttgggaactggagagtaAGATGATGGAACAACACCCTAATTTGTTTATCGACACGTAG
- the LOC101513410 gene encoding uncharacterized protein isoform X2: protein MMYWLKRTLSKSPTNPAQSNSTAGQQPEQQHHGITDQLINHVKSFTIDTFKNFPLQDEDEATYSKEVESNSTRVRNDLSQWQERHAVLILSTEISHLRYVLCPRHLKENQFWKIYFTLTKSHLAPYELRAIQQEKLKQMAMEDDKSSDNHPYEIEMAEAKHGNFIEPLPPS, encoded by the exons ATGATGTATTGGCTTAAACGAACCCTTTCCAAAAGTCCCACAAATCCAGCACAATCAAACTCCACAGCAGGACAACAACCAGAACAACAACATCACGGGATTACTGATCAACTCATAAACCACGTCAAATCTTTCACCATTGACACCTTCAAAAATTTCCCTCTCCAAG ATGAAGATGAAGCCACTTATAGTAAAGAAGTTGAATCTAATTCAACCAGAGTTCGAAATGATCTTTCTCAGTGGCAAGAGAGACATGCAGTTCTCATACTCTCAACA GAAATATCACATCTGAGATATGTACTATGTCCTCGCCATTTGAAGGAAAATCAATTCTGGAAAATATACTTTACGCTTACTAAGAGCCATCTTGCCCC ATATGAGCTACGTGCCATACAACAAGAGAAACTGAAACAGATGGCAATGGAAGATGATAAATCTTCAGATAACCATCCATACGAAATTGAAATGGCAGAAGCAAAGCACGGGAACTTCATAGAGCCTTTGCCACCCTCGTAG
- the LOC101513410 gene encoding uncharacterized protein isoform X1, producing MMYWLKRTLSKSPTNPAQSNSTAGQQPEQQHHGITDQLINHVKSFTIDTFKNFPLQDEDEATYSKEVESNSTRVRNDLSQWQERHAVLILSTVKEISHLRYVLCPRHLKENQFWKIYFTLTKSHLAPYELRAIQQEKLKQMAMEDDKSSDNHPYEIEMAEAKHGNFIEPLPPS from the exons ATGATGTATTGGCTTAAACGAACCCTTTCCAAAAGTCCCACAAATCCAGCACAATCAAACTCCACAGCAGGACAACAACCAGAACAACAACATCACGGGATTACTGATCAACTCATAAACCACGTCAAATCTTTCACCATTGACACCTTCAAAAATTTCCCTCTCCAAG ATGAAGATGAAGCCACTTATAGTAAAGAAGTTGAATCTAATTCAACCAGAGTTCGAAATGATCTTTCTCAGTGGCAAGAGAGACATGCAGTTCTCATACTCTCAACAGTTAAG GAAATATCACATCTGAGATATGTACTATGTCCTCGCCATTTGAAGGAAAATCAATTCTGGAAAATATACTTTACGCTTACTAAGAGCCATCTTGCCCC ATATGAGCTACGTGCCATACAACAAGAGAAACTGAAACAGATGGCAATGGAAGATGATAAATCTTCAGATAACCATCCATACGAAATTGAAATGGCAGAAGCAAAGCACGGGAACTTCATAGAGCCTTTGCCACCCTCGTAG
- the LOC101513082 gene encoding uracil phosphoribosyltransferase, producing MASCRIQCYLNLPFASDAARFPFPSHSSLPPISSPIISTSLFTTTKIPFSSVPRRTFGTVKTQMTTEEKPLSQNNKMLVYVPPHPLIKHWVSVLRNEQTPCPIFRNAMAELGRLLMYEASRDWLPTVSGEIQSPLGVASVEFIDPREPVAVIPILRAGLALAEHASSILPATKTYHLGISRNEETLQPTIYLNKLPDKFAEGSKVFVVDPMLATGGTILAALSLLKERGVSNENIKVISACSSPPALQKLSEQFPGLHVYTGIIDPTVNDKGYIIPGLGDAGDRSYGT from the exons ATGGCTTCGTGCCGCATTCAGTGCTACCTTAATCTTCCATTCGCTTCCGATGCGGCGCGTTTTCCGTTCCCTTCTCACTCTTCACTCCCTCCTATTTCTTCTCCTATTATTTCTACTTCTCTCTTCACAACAACAAAG ATCCCTTTTTCAAGTGTTCCGCGCCGCACCTTTGGAACAGTGAAGACTCAAATGACTACGGAAGAGAAGCCTCTCTCTCAAAACAACAAAATGCTA GTGTATGTACCTCCCCATCCCTTGATCAAGCACTGGGTTTCGGTTCTCAGGAATGAGCAAACTCCTTGTCCCATTTTCA GAAATGCAATGGCTGAGTTGGGAAGGCTGCTAATGTATGAAGCTTCAAGGGATTGGTTG CCAACAGTGTCTGGAGAGATTCAATCACCTCTGGGTGTCGCCTCAGTGGAATTCATTGATCCAAGGGAGCCTGTAGCT GTAATTCCAATCTTGAGAGCTGGTCTTGCTCTTGCTGAACATGCATCATCAATATTGCCCGCAACAAAAACATATCATCTAG GAATAAGCAGAAATGAAGAAACTCTTCAGCCAACTATATATTTGAACAA GCTACCGGACAAATTTGCAGAAGGGTCTAAAGTATTTGTGGTTGATCCTATGCTGGCAACTG GTGGTACTATACTGGCAGCCTTGAGTCTCTTAAAGGAACGTGGAGTTAGCAATGAGAACATTAAAGTG ATATCTGCATGCTCTTCCCCTCCGGCTCTTCAAAAGCTAAGCGAGCAGTTCCCAGG GCTTCATGTGTATACTGGAATAATTGATCCCACAGTTAATGACAAAGG GTATATAATTCCTGGCCTTGGAGATGCCGGGGATCGCAGCTATGGTACATGA